From Strix uralensis isolate ZFMK-TIS-50842 unplaced genomic scaffold, bStrUra1 scaffold_131, whole genome shotgun sequence, the proteins below share one genomic window:
- the TBCB gene encoding tubulin-folding cofactor B isoform X1, with product MKAAAEPGAGPGLLLGAGSVSLAVTSSLNAFRAHKRYGTGLTIAEFKCKLELVVGSPASCMDLELYSAEEEPLGRLDCDEALLGSYPVADGCRVHVIDRSGARIGEYEDVSQVEKYEMAESDYEKRPESLRSFLRQRRWGRYDAEGTQRRAAEEQQRRAQEATLAAALPLGARCQVRVPGQPCKRATIMYVGQTDFKPGYWVGVRYDEPLGKHDGSVGGRRYFECQPKYGAFVKPQSVTPGDFPEEDDGLEDEL from the exons ATGAAGGCGGCAGCGgagcccggggccgggccgggcctgctGCTCGGGGCGGGCTCCGTGTCGCTGGCGGTGACCAGCAGCCTGAATGCCTTCCGCGCCCACAAGCGCTACGGCACCGGCCTCACTATCGCCGAGTTCAAG TGCAAACTGGAGCTGGTGGTGGGCAGCCCAGCCTCTTGCATGGACCTGGAGCTGTACAGCGCCGAGGAGGAGCCGCTGGGCCGCCTGGACTGCGATGAGGCCCTGCTGGGCTCCTACCCCGTGGCCGACGGTTGCCGTGTGCAC GTGATCGACCGCAGCGGGGCGCGGATCGGCGAGTACGAGGACGTGTCGCAGGTGGAGAAGTACGAGATGGCCGAGAGCGACTACGAGAAGCGGCCAG agTCCCTCCGTTCCTTCCTGCGCCAGCGCCGCTGGGGACGTTACGACGCCGAGGGGACGCAGCGCCGGGCGGCCGAGGAGCAGCAGCGTCGGGCCCAGGAGGCGACGCTGGCGGCCGCCCTCCCCCTGGGCGCCCGCTGCCAGGTCCGCGTGCCGGGACAGCCCTGCAAGCGGGCCACCATCATGTACGTGG GCCAAACCGACTTCAAGCCGGGCTACTGGGTGGGCGTCCGCTATGACGAGCCGCTGGGCAAGCACGACGGCAG TGTTGGTGGGCGCCGCTATTTCGAGTGCCAGCCCAAGTACGGCGCCTTTGTCAAGCCCCAAAGCGTCACCCCCGGGGACTTCCCCGAGGAAGACGATGGCCTCGAGGACGAGCTGTGA
- the TBCB gene encoding tubulin-folding cofactor B isoform X2, protein MPSAPTSATAPASLSPSSSANWSWWWAAQPLAWTWSCTAPRRSRWAAWTAMRPCWAPTPWPTVAVCTNGVPQVIDRSGARIGEYEDVSQVEKYEMAESDYEKRPESLRSFLRQRRWGRYDAEGTQRRAAEEQQRRAQEATLAAALPLGARCQVRVPGQPCKRATIMYVGQTDFKPGYWVGVRYDEPLGKHDGSVGGRRYFECQPKYGAFVKPQSVTPGDFPEEDDGLEDEL, encoded by the exons ATGCCTTCCGCGCCCACAAGCGCTACGGCACCGGCCTCACTATCGCCGAGTTCAAG TGCAAACTGGAGCTGGTGGTGGGCAGCCCAGCCTCTTGCATGGACCTGGAGCTGTACAGCGCCGAGGAGGAGCCGCTGGGCCGCCTGGACTGCGATGAGGCCCTGCTGGGCTCCTACCCCGTGGCCGACGGTTGCCGTGTGCAC TAACGGGGTGCCGCAGGTGATCGACCGCAGCGGGGCGCGGATCGGCGAGTACGAGGACGTGTCGCAGGTGGAGAAGTACGAGATGGCCGAGAGCGACTACGAGAAGCGGCCAG agTCCCTCCGTTCCTTCCTGCGCCAGCGCCGCTGGGGACGTTACGACGCCGAGGGGACGCAGCGCCGGGCGGCCGAGGAGCAGCAGCGTCGGGCCCAGGAGGCGACGCTGGCGGCCGCCCTCCCCCTGGGCGCCCGCTGCCAGGTCCGCGTGCCGGGACAGCCCTGCAAGCGGGCCACCATCATGTACGTGG GCCAAACCGACTTCAAGCCGGGCTACTGGGTGGGCGTCCGCTATGACGAGCCGCTGGGCAAGCACGACGGCAG TGTTGGTGGGCGCCGCTATTTCGAGTGCCAGCCCAAGTACGGCGCCTTTGTCAAGCCCCAAAGCGTCACCCCCGGGGACTTCCCCGAGGAAGACGATGGCCTCGAGGACGAGCTGTGA
- the ARHGAP35 gene encoding rho GTPase-activating protein 35 — MMMARKQDVRIPTYNISVVGLSGTEKEKGQCGIGKSCLCNRFVRPSADEFHLDHTSVLSTSDFGGRVVNNDHFLYWGEVVRSLEDCVECKMHVVEQTEFIDDQTFQPHRSTALQPYIKRAAATKLASAEKLMYFCTDQLGLEQDFEQKQMPDGKLLVDGFLLCIDVSRGMNRNFDDQLKFVSNLYNQLAKTKKPIVVVLTKCDEGVERYIRDAHTFALSKKNLQVVETSARSNVNIDLAFSTLVQLLDKSRGKTKIIPYFEALKQQSQQIAAAKDKYEWLVSRIVKNHNETWLNVSRKMQSSPEYQDYVYLEGTQKAKKLFLQHVHRLKQEHIERRRKMYLAMLPQALEALIPDLDEIDHLSCVKAEKLLETKPDFLKWFVVLEETPWDATGHIDNMENERIPFDLMETQPAEQLYEAHLEKLRNERKRAEMRRAFKENLETSPFITPGKPWEEARSFIMNEDFYMWLEESVYMDIYSKHQKQIIEKAKEEFQELLLEYSELFYELELDAKPSKEKMGVIQDVLGEEQRFKALQKLQAERDALILKHIHFVYHPTKETCPSCPVCVDSKIEHLINSRFIRPSERNQKNLLSDSNIDRINLVILGKDGLARELANEIRALCTNDDKYVIEGKMYELSLRPIEGNVRLPVNSFQTPTFQPHGCLCLYNSKESLSYVVESIEKSRESTIGRRDNHLAHLPLTLILVNKRGDTSGETLHSLIQQGQQIASKLQCVFLDPASAGIGYGRNINEKQISQVLKGLLDSKRNLNLVSSTSSIKDLADVDLRIVMCLMCGDPFNADDILLPILQSQTYRPSQCGSSSSVLLELAIGPHKRRVELSLLSYHSSFSIRKSRLVHGYIVFYSAKRKASLAMLRAFLCEVQDIIPIQVVALTDGSADILDNDLSREQLTEGEEIAQEIDGKFTTIPCSQPQHKLEIFHSFFKDVVEKKNIIEATHMYDNVAEACSTTEEVFNSPRAGSPLCNSNLQDSEEDAEPPTYSPFREDVAVPALPKDHSKLSMELEGNDGLSFISVMSTFESKLNNKVPPPVKPKPPVHFDITKGDLSYLEQGHRDGQRKSVSSSSWLPSDCFDPSDYAEPMDAVVKPRNEEENIYSVPHDSTQGKIITIRNINKTQSNGSGNGSDSEMDTSSLERGRKVSVVSKPVLYRTRCTRLGRFASYRTSFSVGSDDELGPIRKKEEDQSSQGYKGDNAVIPYETADGEDPRRRNILRSLRRTTKKPKPKPRPSITKTPWESSYFGVPLSSVVTAEKPIPVFIERCIEYIEATGLSTEGIYRVSGNKSEMESLQRQFDQDHGLDLAEKDFTVNTVAGAMKSFFSELPEPLVPYAMQVELVEAHKINDREQKLHALREVLRKFPKENYEVFKYVIGHLNKVSHNHRINLMTSENLSICFWPTLMRPDFSTMDALTATRTYQTIIELFIQQCPFFFYNRPILEAPNAAPGSPSAAPPGAPFLPAAPGTAQPSPPRTPPPSPQSPVQPLLPAQLHAEQHTL; from the exons ATGATGATGGCAAGAAAGCAAGATGTTCGCATTCCCACCTATAACATTAGCGTGGTGGGATTGTCCGGGACggagaaggagaaggggcagTGCGGCATCGGGAAGTCCTGCCTCTGCAACCGCTTCGTGCGGCCCAGCGCGGACGAGTTCCACCTGGACCACACCTCGGTTCTCAGCACCAGTGACTTTGGGGGAAGGGTGGTCAATAACGACCATTTCCTCTACTGGGGGGAGGTCGTGCGTTCCCTGGAGGACTGCGTCGAATGTAAAATGCACGTGGTGGAGCAGACGGAGTTCATCGACGACCAGACCTTTCAGCCCCACCGCAGCACGGCCCTGCAGCCCTACATCAAGAGGGCTGCCGCGACCAAACTGGCGTCGGCTGAAAAGCTCATGTACTTTTGCACTGAtcagctggggctggagcaggactTTGAACAAAAACAGATGCCGGATGGAAAGCTGCTGGTGGATGGCTTCCTCCTCTGCATCGACGTGAGCAGGGGTATGAACAGGAACTTTGATGATCAGCTGAAATTCGTTTCGAATCTTTACAATCAACTAGcgaaaacaaaaaagcccatcGTGGTGGTCCTGACCAAGTGCGACGAAGGCGTGGAGCGGTACATTAGGGACGCACACACTTTTGCCTTAAGCAAAAAGAACCTCCAGGTGGTGGAGACGTCGGCCAGATCCAACGTGAACATCGACCTGGCTTTCAGCACCTTGGTGCAGCTGCTCGACAAGAGCCGGGGGAAGACGAAAATCATCCCCTACTTCGAAGCTTTGAAACAGCAAAGCCAACAGATCGCCGCGGCCAAGGACAAGTACGAGTGGCTGGTCAGCCGCATCGTCAAAAACCACAACGAGACGTGGCTGAACGTCAGCCGCAAGATGCAGTCCTCCCCCGAGTACCAGGACTACGTCTACCTGGAGGGGACGCAGAAAGccaaaaagctgtttctgcagcacGTCCACCGCCTCAAGCAGGAGCACATCGAGCGCCGGCGGAAGATGTACCTGGCCATGCTGCCTCAGGCCTTGGAGGCCCTCATCCCCGACCTGGATGAGATCGACCACCTGAGCTGCGTCAAAGCCGAGAAGCTCCTGGAGACGAAGCCGGACTTTCTGAAATGGTTCGTGGTCCTGGAGGAGACGCCCTGGGACGCCACCGGCCACATCGACAACATGGAGAACGAGCGTATCCCCTTCGACCTGATGGAGACCCAGCCCGCCGAGCAGCTCTACGAAGCTCACTTAGAAAAGCTGAGGAACGAGAGGAAAAGGGCAGAAATGAGGAGAGCTTTCAAGGAGAACCTGGAGACTTCCCCCTTCATCACGCCCGGGAAGCCCTGGGAGGAAGCGCGCAGCTTCATCATGAACGAGGATTTTTACATGTGGCTGGAGGAGTCTGTTTACATGGACATCTACAGCAAGCACCAAAAACAGATCATAGAAAAGGCCAAGGAGGAGttccaggagctgctcctggagTACTCGGAGCTGTTCTACGAGCTGGAGCTGGACGCTAAACCCAGCAAGGAGAAGATGGGCGTCATCCAGGACGTGTTGGGCGAAGAGCAGAGGTTCAAAGCGCTGCAGAAGCTGCAGGCCGAGCGCGACGCCCTGATCCTGAAGCACATCCACTTTGTCTACCACCCGACGAAGGAGACGTGTCCCAGCTGCCCGGTTTGCGTAGACTCTAAAATTGAGCACCTGATCAACTCCCGCTTCATCAGGCCCTCGGAACGCAACCAGAAGAACTTGCTGTCGGACTCCAACATCGACAGGATCAACCTGGTGATCCTCGGCAAGGACGGGCTGGCGCGCGAGTTGGCCAACGAGATCCGGGCGCTCTGCACCAACGACGACAAGTACGTGATCGAAGGTAAGATGTACGAGCTGTCCCTGAGGCCGATCGAGGGCAACGTCCGGCTCCCCGTTAACTCTTTCCAGACGCCCACCTTCCAGCCTCACGGTTGTCTCTGCCTTTACAACTCAAAGGAGTCACTGTCCTACGTGGTGGAAAGCATCGAAAAGAGCAGAGAGTCGACCATCGGGAGGAGGGACAACCACTTGGCCCACCTTCCCCTGACGCTCATCCTCGTCAACAAGAGGGGGGACACCAGTGGCGAGACGCTCCACAGCTTGATCCAGCAAGGCCAGCAGATCGCCAGCAAGCTGCAGTGCGTCTTCCTCGACCCCGCCTCTGCCGGCATCGGCTACGGCCGGAACATCAACGAGAAGCAGATCAGCCAGGTTCTGAAGGGGCTGCTGGACTCGAAGCGCAACTTAAACCTCGTCAGCTCGACCTCCAGCATCAAAGACCTGGCCGACGTCGACCTCCGGATCGTCATGTGCCTGATGTGCGGGGACCCCTTCAACGCCGACGACATCCTCCTGCCCATCCTGCAGTCCCAGACTTACCGGCCCTCGCAGtgcggcagcagcagctccgtCCTCCTGGAGTTGGCCATCGGGCCGCACAAGAGGCGCGTGGAGCTCTCCCTGCTCTCCTACCACTCCTCCTTCAGCATCAGGAAGAGCCGCCTGGTCCACGGGTACATCGTCTTCTACTCGGCCAAGCGCAAGGCGTCGCTGGCCATGCTGCGTGCCTTCCTCTGCGAGGTGCAGGACATCATCCCCATCCAGGTCGTGGCGCTGACCGACGGCTCCGCGGACATCCTGGACAACGAcctgagcagagagcagctcaCCGAGGGCGAGGAGATCGCCCAGGAGATCGACGGCAAGTTCACCACCATACCCTGCAGCCAACCGCAGCACAAGCTGGAGATTTTCCATTCGTTTTTCAAAGACgtggtggagaaaaaaaacatcatCGAAGCCACCCACATGTACGACAACGTGGCCGAGGCCTGCAGCACGACGGAGGAGGTGTTCAACTCGCCGCGGGCGGGCTCCCCGCTCTGCAACTCCAACCTGCAGGACTCGGAGGAGGACGCCGAGCCCCCCACCTACAGCCCCTTCCGAGAGGACGTGGCCGTGCCCGCCCTGCCCAAGGACCACTCGAAGCTTTCCATGGAGCTGGAGGGGAACGACGGCTTGTCTTTCATTTCCGTCATGAGCACTTTTGAGAGCAAGCTGAACAACAAAGTACCTCCCCCGGTGAAACCAAAGCCCCCCGTGCATTTTGACATTACCAAGGGGGACCTGTCGTACCTGGAGCAGGGGCATCGCGACGGGCAGCGGAAATCTGTCTCCTCTAGCAGCTGGTTGCCCAGCGACTGCTTCGACCCTTCCGATTACGCCGAGCCGATGGACGCCGTGGTCAAACCCCGAAACGAAGAGGAGAACATCTACTCCGTGCCTCACGACAGCACCCAGGGCAAGATCATCACCATCCGCAACATCAACAAAACCCAATCGAACGGCAGCGGCAACGGCTCCGACAGCGAGATGGACACCAGCTCCCTGGAGCGGGGCCGCAAAGTCTCGGTCGTCAGCAAACCCGTCCTGTACCGGACGCGCTGCACCAGGCTGGGCCGGTTTGCCAGCTACCGGACCAGCTTCAGCGTCGGCAGCGACGACGAGCTGGGCCCCATCCGCAAGAAAGAGGAGGACCAGAGTTCCCAGGGGTATAAAGGCGATAACGCCGTTATCCCCTATGAGACGGCCGACGGGGAGGACCCCAGGAGGAGGAACATCCTGCGCAGCCTCCGAAGGACGACCAAG AAACCAAAGCCCAAACCGCGGCCGTCCATCACCAAGACCCCGTGGGAGAGCAGCTACTTCGGGGTGCCCCTGAGCAGCGTGGTGACGGCCGAGAAGCCCATCCCCGTCTTCATCGAGCGCTGCATCGAGTACATCGAGGCCACAG GACTGAGCACCGAGGGCATCTACCGCGTCAGCGGGAACAAGTCGGAGATGGAGAGTCTGCAGCGGCAGTTCGACCAGG ATCACGGGCTGGACCTGGCCGAGAAGGATTTTACCGTCAACACCGTCGCCGGCGCCATGAAAAGTTTCTTCTCGGAGCTGCCCGAGCCGCTGGTGCCGTACGCCATGCAGGTCGAGCTGGTGGAAGCCCACA AAATCAACGACCGGGAGCAGAAGCTCCACGCGCTGAGGGAAGTGCTGAGGAAATTTCCCAAGGAGAACTACGAGGTCTTCAAATACGTAATCGGGCACTTGAATAA GGTCAGCCACAACCACCGGATCAACCTGATGACGAGCGAGAACCTTTCCATCTGCTTCTGGCCCACCCTGATGCGACCCGACTTCAGCACCATGGACGCCCTGACGGCCACCCGGACGTACCAGACAATCATCGAACTCTTCATCCAGCAGTGCCCCTTTTTTTTCTACAACCGGCCCATCCTCGAAGCCCCCAACGCCGCTCCCGGGTCGCCCTCCGCCGCACCCCCCGGCGCCCCGTtcctccccgccgcgccgggcaCGGCTCAGCCTTCGCCCCCCCGGACGCCGCCGCCGTCGCCGCAGTCGCCCGTCCAGCCGCTGCTGCCGGCCCAGCTCCACGCGGAGCAGCACACGCTGTGA
- the TMEM160 gene encoding transmembrane protein 160: MGWWGGAGRAAAAALRRLRGPRYSLGRAAPPPAASDLERADAWLLRKALEGGLLSWYRNGLLATGVGVISYVQSDTGRHAAYWFFILGGLCVSYGAGSYLVNLVLLRRPMMLPAPTAAANAAAAALLALLWLCALSLYVGRLEVEIVTEEPPEK; encoded by the exons ATGGGCTGgtggggcggcgcggggcgggcggcggcggcggcgttgcGGAGGCTGCGGGGGCCTCGGTACAGCctgggccgggccgcgccgccgcccgccgcctccgaCCTGGAACGGGCGGACGCCTGGCTGCTGCGGAAAGCGCTGGAGGGCg GTCTCCTGTCTTGGTACCGCAACGGGCTCCTGGCCACCGGCGTCGGCGTCATCTCCTACGTCCAGAGCGACACCGGCCGCCATGCTGCCTACT GGTTTTTCATCCTGGGGGGCCTGTGTGTGTCCTACGGGGCGGGGTCGTACCTGGTGAACCTGGTGCTGCTGCGCCGCCCCATGATGCTGCCGGCGCCCACGGCCGCCGccaacgccgccgccgccgcgctgctgGCGCTGCTCTGGCTCTGCGCCCTGTCGCTCTACGTCGGCCGCTTGGAGGTGGAGATCGTCACCGAGGAGCCCCCCGAAAAgtga